The Diceros bicornis minor isolate mBicDic1 chromosome 15, mDicBic1.mat.cur, whole genome shotgun sequence genome has a window encoding:
- the LOC131415063 gene encoding collagen alpha-1(I) chain-like has translation MLTKFTGTDWCTNGFAHPLHRGAPRIPRRRPGSEARGPGAAAEVAAAVGPAFYPKRSIKPDSQRRQAALPARRRGIAGHLLPPIGGQRQRDEGEWGEGGEEGESSPTPDLKREDAPAEGLQDDNGQVPRHAHGASAGAPNLPVAAGDPGSSWSPPRVPPAPGGGRALQGRRECGREGRRPWLRSPSQLAGATAPPSPRSRAAAGAEWPVPGGSETRAGRPLPACGSRRGSGTAAGPAPPPRGLRARRAGAAAAGRRRKARHGHGHGRRRGAGGSAGSGGEGRPRPARPRAPGPGGARRSGAEPRRPRRAQARMAAGQVRPRPRAWWGEAVPTRVCPAGRLPLAHSEPLRPRRPGSGAGRSCVCHLQDPGANPSLPASRDFPDGAMLSFQDDQGSSPPGDPSRRPPPEIPRRFPPCPYRTGNASH, from the exons ATGCTCACTAAGTTCACAGGCACCGATTGGTGCACAAATGGCTTCGCCCACCCCTTGCACAGGGGAGCCCCCAGGATCCCCAGGAGGCGCCCAGGCTCCGAGGCGCGAGGCCCGGGAGCTGCTGCGGAGGTCGCAGCGGCGGTAGGTCCTGCCTTCTACCCTAAACGTTCCATTAAGCCGGATTCCCAGCGACGGCAGGCGGCTCTTCCTGCACGTCGCCGGGGCATCGCAGGGCATCTGCTGCCCCCTATCGGTG GCCAGAGACAGAGGGACGAAGGtgagtggggggagggaggggaagagggagagtcgTCTCCCACACCGGACTTGAAGCGGGAAGACGCCCCGGCGGAGGGTCTTCAGGACGACAACGGGCAAGTCCCACGACACGCTCACGGCGCTAGTGCTGGCGCCCCCAATCTGCCGGTGGCGGCAGGAGATCCGGGATCCAGTTGGTCCCCTCCGAGGGTCCCGCCTGCCCCCGGTGGGGGTCGGGCCCTCCAGGGTCGCCGCGAGtgtgggagagaagggaggcGCCCCTGGCTCCGTTCTCCCTCCCAGCTCGCCGGGGCCACGGCCCCGCCAAGTCCCCGCTCCCGGGCGGCCGCAGGTGCCGAGTGGCCCGTCCCCGGCGGGAGTGAAACGCGGGCTggccgccccctccccgcctgcggCTCCAGGAGGGGCTCCGGGACGGCCGCGGGccccgcgccccctccccgcgGCCTGCGGGCGCGGCGCGCGGGGGCGGCGGCTGCCGGGCGCAGGCGGAAGGCGCGGCACGGCCACGGCCACGGCCGCCGCCGGGGCGCAGGCGGAAGCGCGGGCTCCGGAGGGGAGGGGCGGCCGCGCCCGGCGAGGCCCAGGGCTCCCGGCCCCGGCGGCGCCCGTCGGAGCGGAGCCGAGCCCCGGCGGCCGCGGCGCGCCCAGGCACGGATGGCCGCTGGTCAGGTTCGGCCGCGTCCCCGCGCCTGGTGGGGCGAGGCCGTGCCCACGCGTGTCTGCCCGGCGGGGCGTCTGCCACTCGCACACTCGGAGCCCCTCCGGCCGCGCAGGCCCGGCTCTGGGGCTGGCCGCTCCTGCGTCTGCCACCTCCAGGACCCAGGCGCCAACCCCAGCCTCCCGGCCAGCCGTGACTTCCCGGATGGGGCCATGCTTTCCTTCCAGGACGACCAGGGCTCCTCCCCTCCCGGCGATCCTTCTAGGAGGCCACCTCCAGAGATTCCGAGGCGATTTCCTCCCTGCCCCTACCGAACGGGTAACGCCTCTCACTGA